The following proteins are co-located in the Colletotrichum lupini chromosome 4, complete sequence genome:
- a CDS encoding sugar porter family MFS transporter, protein MSPPYSRSSARAAAQDDEIQPLLRRVDSSSYSDTSAMASKDAETIVVAPNAKPGADDAALAEAIRLEHNLTFSQAVKLYPAAIGWSAFVSIGVIMLAFDPQLLGNLYATPQFQRDFGYEYEGSYIITAAWQTGLSMGNPVGQVVGALFAAYPMDWYGRKLTFAVCVILTAGIVFIQFFARSLPVLLVGELLGGLVLGMYVVIAPAYASEVCPTAIRGHLTSYVNLCFVMGQLLANGVTAGTSKLDTHWAYSLPFALQWFWILVILPGLLFVPESPWWLVRKGRMDDARKSLGRLASKQVNVDASLAFIVETDRLEQELEAGSTYYDCLKGANLRRTEISVGVYCTQVLSGIYLINYGTYFFQQAGLPTDKAFDMAIGFLAVGFLGTVISWYFLIHYGRRTIYITGLAALVFLQLLIGILDCVPGRPSGVAWAESSLMLIWNFAYDLSVGPVCFVLISEASATRVRSKTIALATAAQGVLGIIMTVAIPYMINPDEANMQGKLGFFFGGLAGLCFIWAWFRVPETMGRTYEELDILQLRHPDDAPSENGDTTILSDIPSNCPEGKKMYKNSIAANTEWLKSTLHSHSLAPIRKHHRRQHHNLSHQDANAHKKAANMATESARTLFFPAPDPPTPLARYRILSPNAAIRVSPLQMGTMSLGTAWSDGMGPVEKNAAFSLLDAYLDAGGNFFDCSNGYQHEQSESWLGEWMEVRGVRDRCVVATKFSADYRMHALGKGRCPNAGGNSRASMHMSLRDSLAKLRTDWIDVFYVQWWDYTASIEEVMDALHNLVQQGKVHYLGIANCPAWVVSAANTYARAHGKTSFSIYQGYYSVIMRDMERDIIPMARQFGMAIAPYGAAGMGKFKTRDMIEARRRSGDGQAAFRHLADQTETEMRVSKALAEVAEEVGVTSITAVALAYVMAKVPYVFPVVGGRKVEQMLDNIDALTIQLSEAQIAYLESVEKWEPGWPYDVMGWDPHVSGTPAPIIAASAKMDFVRRPKAIGYD, encoded by the exons ATGTCTCCTCCATACTCACGTTCATCCGCAAGGGCCGCTGCACAAGACGACGAGATCCAACCTCTCTTGCGGAGAGTCGATTCTTCATCCTATAGTGATACTTCCGCGATGGCGTCCAAAGATGCCGAGACTATTGTCGTTGCTCCGAATGCGAAGCCCGGCGCCGATGATGCTGCTCTGGCCGAGGCCATTCGCCTCGAGCACAACTTGACCTTCTCCCAGGCCGTCAAGCTCTACCCTGCTGCCATTGGGTGGTCTGCTTTCGTGTCTATTGGGGTCATCATGTTGGCGTTCGATCCGCAATTGCTCGGAAACCTCTACGCTACGCCTCAGTTTCAGAGAGATTTTGGTTATGAATATGAGGGTTCC TATATCATTA CTGCCGCTTGGCAGACCGGACTTTCCATGGGTAATCCCGTCGGTCAAGTTGTCGGTGCCCTCTTCGCTGCATATCCTATGGATTGGTACGGCCGAAAACTGACCTTTGCCGTGTGCGTGATTCTCACCGCGGGCATTGTCTTCATCCAATTCTTTGCACGCTCGTTGCCCGTCCTCCTAGTCGGCGAGCTTCTCGGTGGTCTCGTCCTGGGCATGTATGTTGTCATCGCCCCGGCATACGCCTCCGAAGTATGCCCCACTGCTATCCGTGGTCACTTGACGTCCTACGTGAATCTCTGCTTTGTCATGGGCCAGCTCCTTGCCAACGGCGTCACAGCGGGGACTTCAAAGCTTGATACCCATTGGGCCTATTCTTTGCCATTTGCGCTCCAATGGTTCTGGATCCTTGTTATCCTCCCCGGTTTGCTCTTCGTCCCAGAAAGCCCGTGGTGGCTGGTAAGGAAGGGTAGAATGGACGATGCGAGGAAGAGTCTAGGCCGTCTGGCTTCCAAGCAGGTCAATGTGGACGCTTCTTTGGCCTTCATTGTGGAAACCGACAGACTTGAGCAAGAACTGGAGGCTGGAAGCACGTATTATGATTGCTTGAAGGGCGCCAACTTAAGGCGGACGGAGATATCTGTTGGTGTTTACTGCACTCAAGTCCTCAGCGGCATCTACCTCATCAACTACGGGACATACTTCTTCCAGCAGGCCGGCCTACCTACTGACAAGGCATTCGATATGGCCATTGGATTCCTCG CCGTGGGATTCCTTGGCACCGTTATCTCGTGGTACTTCTTGATTCACTATGGTAGACGAACCATCTACATCACCGGCCTCGCTGCCTTGGTGTTCTTGCAGCTCCTCATCGGCATCCTAGACTGCGTTCCCGGACGTCCCTCTGGCGTGGCCTGGGCAGAGTCATCACTCATGCTCATTTGGAACTTCGCCTACGACCTGTCTGTTGGTCCCGTATGCTTCGTCCTCATATCAGAAGCTTCGGCAACTAGAGTGCGATCCAAGACGATTGCGCTCGCCACAGCTGCCCAGGGTGTCTTGGGGATCATCATGACCGTGGCAATTCCATACATGATTAATCCAGATGAGGCTAACATGCAGGGGAAGCTCGGGTTCTTCTTCGGAGGGCTGGCTGGGCTGTGCTTCATCTGGGCATGGTTCCGCGTTCCCGAGACAATGGGCCGCACGTACGAAGAGTTGGATATTCT GCAGCTGCGCCACCCGGACGACGCCCCGTCAGAAAACGGCGACACCACAATCCTGTCAGACATCCCAAGCAACTGCCCTGAAGGTAAGAAGATGTATAAGAACTCAATAGCAGCGAACACCGAGTGGTTAAAATC TACCCTTCACTCTCACTCTTTGGCTCCTATCCGCAAACACCACAGGCGTCAGCATCACAATCTATCACACCAAGACGCAAACGCCCATAAGAAGGCCGCCAATATGGCTACCGAAAGCGCCCGAACGCTCTTCTTCCCGGCACCGGACCCGCCAACACCACTTGCCCGCTACCGCATCCTCTCCCCCAACGCCGCGATCCGCGTCTCCCCCCTCCAGATGGGCACGATGTCCCTGGGAACAGCCTGGTCGGACGGCATGGGCCCCGTTGAGAAGAACGCCGCCTTCAGCCTGCTGGACGCCTATCTCGACGCCGGCGGCAACTTCTTTGACTGCTCCAACGGCTACCAGCACGAGCAGTCCGAGTCCTGGCTCGGCGAGTGGATGGAGGTCCGCGGCGTCCGGGACCGCTGCGTCGTCGCGACAAAGTTCTCGGCCGACTACCGTATGCACGCCCTCGGGAAAGGTCGCTGCCCGAACGCGGGCGGGAACTCGCGCGCCTCGATGCACATGAGCCTCCGCGACTCGCTGGCTAAGCTGCGCACCGATTGGATCGACGTATTTTACGTCCAGTGGTGGGACTATACCGCTTCCATCGAGGAGGTCATGGACGCGCTGCATAACCTCGTCCAGCAAGGGAAAGTGCACTACCTCGGCATAGCAAATTGCCCGGCCTGGGTCGTCAGCGCGGCCAACACGTACGCGCGCGCACATGGCAAGACATCCTTTTCCATCTACCAGGGCTACTACAGCGTCATCATGCGCGACATGGAGCGGGACATCATCCCCATGGCGCGGCAGTTCGGCATGGCCATCGCGCCCTACGGTGCGGCGGGCATGGGCAAGTTCAAGACGCGGGACATGATTGAGGCGCGGCGGCGGAGCGGCGACGGGCAGGCGGCGTTCCGGCACCTGGCGGACCAGACGGAGACGGAGATGCGGGTGAGTAAAGCGCTGGCCGAGGTGGCGGAGGAGGTGGGCGTGACGTCCATTACGGCCGTGGCGCTGGCGTACGTCATGGCAAAAGTGCCGTACGTGTTCCCCGTGGTCGGGGGCCGCAAGGTTGAGCAGATGCTGGACAATATCGACGCCCTCACGATCCAGTTGTCAGAAGCGCAAATTGCGTACCTCGAGAGCGTGGAGAAGTGGGAGCCTGGGTGGCCGTACGATGTTATGGGATGGGATCCTCACGTGTCGGGGACGCCGGCCCCGATCATTGCTGCTTCGGCCAAGATGGATTTTGTGAGGCGGCCTAAGGCGATTGGATATGATTGA